A window of the Sardina pilchardus chromosome 21, fSarPil1.1, whole genome shotgun sequence genome harbors these coding sequences:
- the rnf103 gene encoding E3 ubiquitin-protein ligase RNF103, with amino-acid sequence MWLKLFFLLLYFLVLFVLARFFEAIVWYETGIFATQLVDPVTLSFKKLKTILECRGLGYSGLAEKKDVRELVEKSGDLMQGELYSAIKNEKEQPGTDSSTTFSGEMHFYELVEDTKDGIWLVQVIAQGRDPLLSKANWGKMIQKVSQFGIRTGTFNCSSDSRYCRKRGWMKSTLIMSVPQTSASKGKVMLKEYNGRRIETEHIFKWMTAHVASRIKTIHVSRQLEDDWYQRDKHAVKMFLFAKLDQPPAFFSALSVKFTGRIEFIFVDVRHWDNASCLEEIGVTQTPSYVLKTPEGIYRYGNSTGEFMSLHAMDTFLRSVQPEVNDLFVLSLVMVNLMAWMDLFVTQGATIKRFVVLISTLGTYNSLLIISWLPILGFLQLPYLESFYEYSLKLLRYADTTAIASWVRADWTFYSSHPALFLSTYLAHGLLIDYFEKKRRCGREDQNANNLEWLTSLWDWYTSYLVHPIASFQTFPNESDWEDDPNFILERLAFPDLWLRPLVPIDYIKHLPTWGFKSSQVSTTDDNADSKRERVQTSGFNGDPGEHCSDVDSPCASGSCRKTDESWSGGEAQDDGSLPWPDDMLPCTECVVCLENFEVDCLVMGLPCGHVFHQQCIVVWLAGGRHCCPVCRWPSYKKKPLRPAHGADSQEQE; translated from the exons ATGTGGTTAAAACTGTTCTTCCTACTTCTGTACTTTctggtgttgtttgttttggcacGTTTCTTTGAAGCTATAGTATGGTATGAAACGGGCATTTTTGCAACTCAACTCGTGGACCCTGTCACGTTGagttttaaaaagttgaaaacCATCCTGGAATGTCGGGGATTGGGATACTCCGGCTTGGCAGAGAAGAAGGATGTTAGAGAACTGGTTGAAAAGTCAG GTGATTTGATGCAAGGGGAACTGTATTCTGCTATTAAAAATGAGAAAGAACAGCCTGGGACAGACTCAAGCACTACATTCAGTGGGGAGATGCACTTTTATGAACTGGTAGAAGATACTAAAGATGGGATATGGTTGGTCCAA gtAATCGCTCAAGGCAGGGATCCACTCTTGAGCAAAGCCAATTGGGGTAAAATGATTCAGAAAGTGTCCCAATTTGGAATTCGCACTGGCACTTTCAACTGCTCAAGTGACTCAAG ataCTGCCGTAAGCGTGGCTGGATGAAGTCCACACTAATCATGTCTGTGCCACAGACGTCGGCCTCTAAGGGCAAGGTCATGCTGAAGGAGTACAACGGCCGGCGCATCGAGACCGAGCACATCTTCAAGTGGATGACGGCACACGTGGCCTCGCGCATCAAAACCATCCACGTCTCGCGGCAGCTGGAGGACGACTGGTACCAGCGGGACAAGCACGCGGTCAAGATGTTCCTCTTCGCCAAGCTCGACCAGCCGCCGGCCTTCTTCTCGGCGCTCAGCGTCAAGTTCACGGGCCGCATCGAGTTCATCTTCGTCGACGTGCGCCACTGGGACAACGCCAGCTGCCTGGAGGAGATCGGCGTGACGCAGACGCCCTCCTACGTCCTCAAAACACCCGAGGGCATCTACAGGTACGGCAACAGCACCGGGGAGTTCATGTCTCTGCACGCCATGGACACCTTCCTGCGCTCGGTGCAGCCCGAGGTCAACGACCTCTTTGTCCTCAGCCTGGTCATGGTCAACCTCATGGCCTGGATGGACCTTTTCGTCACGCAAGGAGCAACCATCAAGCGCTTTGTGGTGCTCATTAGCACTTTAGGGACGTACAACTCGCTGCTCATCATCTCCTGGCTGCCCATCCTGGGCTTCCTGCAGCTGCCGTACCTGGAGAGCTTCTACGAGTATAGCCTGAAGCTGCTGCGCTACGCGGACACCACCGCCATTGCCTCCTGGGTGAGGGCGGACTGGACCTTCTACTCCTCGCACCCGGCGCTCTTCCTCAGCACTTACCTGGCGCACGGGCTCCTCATCGACTACTTTGAGAAGAAGCGCCGGTGCGGCCGCGAAGACCAGAACGCCAACAACCTGGAGTGGCTGACCAGTCTGTGGGACTGGTACACCAGCTACCTGGTGCACCCCATTGCCTCCTTCCAGACGTTTCCCAACGAGTCCGACTGGGAGGACGACCCCAACTTCATCCTGGAGAGGCTAGCTTTTCCTGACCTCTGGCTGCGTCCCCTCGTCCCCATCGACTACATCAAACACCTGCCCACCTGGGGTTTCAAGAGCTCACAGGTCAGCACTACAGATGACAACGCGGACTCAAAAAGGGAAAGGGTACAAACGAGTGGGTTTAACGGAGACCCAGGTGAACACTGCAGTGATGTGGACAGTCCATGTGCAAGTGGCAGCTGTAGGAAGACGGACGAGTCGTGGTCTGGAGGAGAGGCTCAGGACGACGGTTCTCTCCCCTGGCCTGACGACATGCTCCCCTGCACCGAGTGCGTCGTGTGTCTGGAAAACTTCGAAGTCGACTGCCTCGTCATGGGGCTGCCATGTGGTCACGTTTTCCACCAGCAGTGCATTGTGGTCTGGCTTGCGGGAGGAAGGCACTGTTGTCCAGTCTGCAGATGGCCGTCATACAAGAAGAAGCCGCTGAGACCGGCCCATGGAGCGGACTCGCAAGAACAAGAGTAA